The Azospirillum baldaniorum genome contains a region encoding:
- a CDS encoding AI-2E family transporter, with amino-acid sequence MAEDTARRLQARPIPVPKAAPPASTQTTLLVIALVVATLYLGSDILVPIALAVLLTFVLAPIVSRLERLRLGRIPSVLAVVVLVFAGIAGFGMVVGGQIADLANNLPSYQQNVHAKLDSLRSRATSAGSGGVVQQATEAFRDLKQGLEQVTGDTPPAATAPASALPAPGAAREPVPVRIEQDGSDALTIISDVLGPAMAPVATAGMVLVFTIFMLLQREDLRDRLIRLAGSGDLSRTTEAMNDAGERVSRYLLMQCVVNVTYGLPIGVGLWLIGVPNPLLWGLLSTVLRFIPFLGPAIAAAFPILLSFAVDGGWTLPLLCIALFVAVELFSNNVVEPWLYGSATGLSSLAIIVAAVFWTTLWGPVGLLLATPLTVCLVVLGRHVPQLHFLEVMLGDRPVLPDEAKLYQRLLARDPIEAMEIAEEKMSKGGLVEAGHGLLIPTLSLAEQDRQRNRLNPEGRQAVAEGMVALLDEMMESSPPAAEDTPLVLCIGARNDLDEAAAALLGHMLRPRGLRADVIPCEKVSVRSIAALAPTGVSAVVLSYLNPSALSHARRLVRRLRLHFGPNVPILLCLWSAHPEAEAPEHAISQTAADRVATSLTGAVTQLEELGVLAAVEAEKAPQA; translated from the coding sequence ATGGCCGAAGACACCGCCCGCCGGTTGCAGGCCCGCCCCATTCCGGTGCCGAAGGCCGCCCCGCCCGCCTCCACCCAGACGACGCTGCTGGTCATCGCGCTGGTGGTGGCGACCCTGTATCTGGGAAGCGACATCCTGGTCCCCATCGCGCTGGCGGTGCTGCTGACCTTCGTCCTGGCGCCCATCGTCAGTCGGCTGGAGCGGCTGCGCCTGGGCCGGATTCCGTCGGTGCTGGCCGTGGTGGTTCTGGTCTTCGCGGGCATCGCCGGCTTCGGCATGGTGGTCGGCGGGCAGATCGCCGACCTCGCCAACAACCTGCCCAGCTATCAGCAGAATGTGCACGCCAAGCTGGATTCGCTGCGCTCCCGCGCCACGTCGGCGGGCAGCGGCGGGGTGGTGCAGCAGGCGACCGAAGCCTTTCGCGACCTCAAGCAGGGTCTGGAGCAGGTGACCGGCGACACCCCGCCCGCCGCCACGGCTCCGGCCAGCGCCCTGCCCGCCCCCGGCGCTGCGCGGGAGCCGGTGCCGGTGCGGATCGAGCAGGACGGCTCCGACGCGCTGACCATCATCAGCGACGTGCTGGGGCCGGCCATGGCGCCGGTCGCCACGGCGGGCATGGTGCTGGTCTTCACCATCTTCATGCTGCTGCAACGGGAGGATCTGCGCGACCGGCTGATCCGGCTGGCCGGGTCCGGCGACCTCAGCCGCACGACGGAGGCGATGAACGACGCCGGCGAGCGGGTCAGCCGCTATCTGCTGATGCAGTGCGTGGTCAACGTCACCTACGGCCTGCCCATCGGGGTCGGGCTGTGGTTGATCGGCGTGCCGAATCCGTTGCTCTGGGGCCTGCTGTCGACGGTGCTGCGCTTCATCCCCTTCCTGGGGCCGGCGATCGCCGCGGCCTTCCCGATCCTGCTGTCCTTCGCGGTCGATGGGGGTTGGACCCTGCCGCTGCTCTGCATCGCCCTGTTCGTGGCGGTGGAGCTGTTCTCCAACAATGTGGTGGAGCCCTGGCTCTACGGATCGGCCACCGGCCTGTCGTCGCTGGCGATCATCGTCGCGGCGGTGTTCTGGACCACGCTGTGGGGGCCGGTCGGCCTGCTGCTGGCGACTCCGCTGACCGTCTGCCTCGTGGTGCTGGGGCGGCACGTTCCGCAGCTTCATTTCCTGGAGGTGATGCTGGGCGACCGTCCGGTCCTGCCCGACGAGGCCAAGCTGTACCAGCGCCTGCTCGCCCGCGACCCCATCGAGGCCATGGAGATCGCCGAGGAGAAGATGAGCAAGGGCGGGCTGGTGGAGGCCGGTCACGGCCTGCTGATCCCCACCCTGTCGCTGGCCGAGCAGGACCGCCAGCGCAACCGCCTGAACCCGGAGGGACGGCAGGCGGTGGCCGAGGGCATGGTGGCCTTGCTGGACGAGATGATGGAGTCCTCCCCGCCCGCCGCGGAGGACACGCCGCTGGTCCTGTGCATCGGCGCCCGCAACGACCTGGACGAGGCGGCGGCGGCGCTGCTCGGCCACATGCTGCGCCCGCGCGGGCTGCGCGCCGACGTGATCCCCTGCGAGAAGGTGTCCGTCCGCTCCATCGCCGCGCTGGCGCCGACCGGCGTGTCGGCGGTGGTGCTGTCCTACCTGAACCCGTCCGCCCTGTCGCACGCCCGGCGGCTGGTGCGCCGGTTGCGCCTGCATTTCGGCCCGAACGTGCCGATCCTGCTCTGCCTGTGGAGCGCCCACCCCGAAGCCGAGGCGCCGGAGCACGCCATCTCCCAGACCGCCGCCGACCGCGTCGCCACCAGCCTGACCGGCGCCGTCACGCAGTTGGAGGAGCTGGGCGTGCTCGCCGCCGTCGAGGCGGAGAAGGCCCCGCAGGCGTGA
- a CDS encoding PRC-barrel domain-containing protein: MRKVAVPVLSAVALLALGGCAETSSWFGGGSEQASRPMSEQSLQTASRIEPQAMLGKSVVAYDGQKVGQVEDVLFNRSNRPSQLVVSTGGIMGIGGHNVALDIDNVRYNQQQDALVATQLTKDQFANLPEFQYGGNMVSLNRQKTPH; this comes from the coding sequence ATGCGTAAGGTTGCTGTTCCGGTCCTGTCGGCGGTCGCGCTTTTGGCTTTGGGGGGCTGCGCCGAGACGTCGAGCTGGTTCGGTGGGGGAAGCGAGCAGGCATCCCGCCCGATGTCCGAGCAATCGCTCCAGACCGCCTCGCGGATCGAGCCGCAGGCCATGCTGGGCAAGTCGGTCGTCGCCTATGACGGGCAGAAGGTGGGACAGGTCGAGGACGTGCTGTTCAACCGCAGCAACCGCCCGAGCCAGCTGGTGGTCTCGACCGGCGGCATCATGGGCATCGGTGGGCACAACGTGGCGCTGGACATCGACAACGTCCGCTACAACCAGCAGCAGGACGCCCTCGTGGCGACCCAGCTGACCAAGGACCAGTTCGCCAACCTGCCGGAGTTCCAGTATGGCGGGAACATGGTCTCGCTGAACCGGCAGAAGACCCCGCACTAA
- the arfB gene encoding alternative ribosome rescue aminoacyl-tRNA hydrolase ArfB: MIRVTPRISLDESELQESFIRASGPGGQHVNKTDSAVQLRFDVAASPNIPDDVKARLVRLAGSRMTAAGVLIIVGDTYRSQLRNREDVRERLIDLIRDATVVPKSRRPTKPTLGSKKRRLEAKGQRSDIKRLRSGKPED; this comes from the coding sequence ATGATCCGGGTCACCCCGCGCATCAGCCTGGACGAGAGCGAGCTTCAGGAGAGCTTCATCCGCGCCTCCGGTCCCGGCGGCCAACACGTCAACAAGACCGACAGCGCGGTGCAGTTGCGCTTCGACGTGGCGGCCTCGCCGAACATCCCCGACGACGTGAAGGCCCGGCTGGTCCGGCTGGCCGGCTCGCGCATGACGGCGGCGGGCGTGCTGATCATCGTCGGCGACACCTACCGCAGCCAGCTGCGCAACCGCGAGGACGTGCGGGAGCGGCTGATCGACCTGATCCGCGACGCAACGGTGGTGCCGAAGAGCCGCCGCCCGACCAAGCCGACCCTCGGCTCCAAGAAGCGTCGCCTGGAGGCCAAGGGTCAGCGGTCCGACATCAAGCGTCTGCGCTCCGGCAAGCCGGAGGACTGA
- a CDS encoding DsbA family oxidoreductase, translated as MLIETYADLICPWCYIGKRRLARALADRPRVQVELRWQPFQLNPDMAAGGMVRSAYLAAKFGGTERARQIHLVVEETAERDGLPLRLDRIRRTPNSFDGHRLIRIAARHGLGNRMADALFHAYFVDGLDIGDRDTLAATAAGLGFDFTEIKNLLNGDAETTAVFNADATARQLGLQAVPCYIFNRRYALSGAQEPASFLPLLDLGVEEQEGVTAAAD; from the coding sequence ATGCTGATCGAAACCTACGCCGACCTGATCTGCCCCTGGTGCTACATCGGAAAGCGGCGGCTTGCCCGCGCGCTGGCCGACCGGCCCCGCGTCCAGGTGGAATTGCGCTGGCAGCCCTTCCAGCTCAACCCGGACATGGCGGCGGGCGGCATGGTGCGCAGCGCCTATCTGGCGGCCAAGTTCGGCGGCACGGAGCGGGCCCGGCAGATCCATCTGGTGGTCGAGGAAACGGCGGAGCGCGACGGCCTGCCGCTGCGGCTGGACCGCATCCGGCGCACGCCCAACAGCTTCGACGGGCACCGGCTGATCCGCATCGCGGCCCGCCATGGGCTGGGCAACCGGATGGCCGATGCGCTGTTCCACGCCTATTTCGTGGACGGGCTGGACATCGGCGACCGCGACACGCTGGCCGCGACCGCCGCCGGTCTGGGCTTCGATTTCACGGAGATCAAAAATCTTCTGAACGGCGATGCCGAAACCACGGCGGTTTTCAATGCCGACGCCACGGCGCGCCAGCTCGGCCTTCAGGCGGTTCCCTGCTACATCTTCAACCGGCGCTACGCGCTGTCCGGCGCGCAGGAACCCGCCAGCTTCCTCCCGCTTCTCGACCTCGGGGTCGAGGAGCAGGAAGGCGTGACGGCGGCGGCCGACTGA